Proteins encoded in a region of the Gallalistipes aquisgranensis genome:
- a CDS encoding metallophosphoesterase, which translates to MIYFIILLAGLLLGNGYVYLKGLAFLSFAPLWGRVCYSVLFAVLALSFFIVMFALRHAKLPCGAMQTIFHISTGWLVFILYMVLTLLAFDLLHMCRVRVPGSFLWAAGIVCTVLTVGYRAHRHPAVREIPLRIDKNCNLPQHRLRIAYCSDIHLGYGTGPERMEKFAAMIGATAPDVILIGGDLIDNGVEPLERMHMEKAVARLHAPLGVYMVPGNHEYISGIGRSLAFLKRTPVRVLRDSVATLPGGVQIVGRDDRSNPSRRPLAELLEKADPSLPVIVLDHQPNEVERASALPVDLLLCGHTHHGQVWPANWITDRIFPQSHGYRRWGTMYAYVSSGLSLWGPPFRIGTRGELVVFDLSFSETPREAVPAEQN; encoded by the coding sequence ATGATCTATTTCATCATTCTGCTGGCCGGATTGTTGCTGGGAAACGGCTACGTCTATCTCAAGGGATTGGCCTTCCTCTCCTTCGCTCCGCTCTGGGGACGGGTTTGCTATTCGGTGCTTTTCGCCGTGCTCGCCCTCTCGTTTTTCATCGTCATGTTCGCGCTTCGCCACGCCAAACTGCCCTGCGGGGCAATGCAGACGATCTTTCATATCTCCACAGGCTGGCTCGTGTTCATCCTCTACATGGTGCTGACCCTGCTGGCTTTCGACCTGCTGCACATGTGCAGGGTGAGGGTTCCGGGTTCTTTCCTTTGGGCTGCGGGTATCGTGTGTACGGTACTGACCGTCGGGTATCGGGCGCACCGCCATCCTGCGGTACGGGAAATTCCCCTGCGGATCGACAAAAACTGCAACCTGCCGCAACACAGGCTGCGCATCGCCTATTGCAGCGACATACACCTGGGCTACGGCACGGGGCCGGAACGCATGGAGAAGTTCGCGGCGATGATCGGGGCGACGGCTCCCGACGTGATCCTGATCGGCGGCGACCTGATCGACAACGGCGTGGAACCGCTCGAACGGATGCACATGGAAAAAGCAGTGGCCCGGCTGCACGCACCGCTGGGTGTCTATATGGTTCCCGGCAACCACGAATACATCAGCGGGATCGGCCGCAGCCTGGCGTTTCTGAAGAGGACTCCGGTCCGCGTCCTGCGCGACAGCGTGGCGACGCTGCCAGGAGGCGTGCAGATCGTGGGACGCGACGACCGGAGCAATCCGTCGCGCCGTCCGCTCGCGGAACTGCTGGAGAAGGCCGATCCGTCGCTTCCGGTCATCGTGCTCGACCACCAGCCGAACGAGGTGGAGAGGGCGTCGGCGCTCCCGGTGGACCTGCTCCTCTGCGGCCACACCCACCACGGACAGGTGTGGCCCGCCAACTGGATCACCGACCGGATCTTCCCCCAAAGCCACGGTTACCGTCGCTGGGGAACGATGTACGCCTACGTCTCCTCGGGGCTTTCGCTCTGGGGCCCGCCCTTCCGCATCGGAACGCGCGGCGAACTGGTCGTATTCGACCTATCGTTTTCGGAGACGCCCCGCGAAGCGGTTCCGGCAGAACAAAACTGA
- a CDS encoding NAD(P)-dependent oxidoreductase → MFKKLVAIEPVSLVPSAEKALRSFAEEVILYPDIPDGDEEVARRIGDADAVLLSYTTRLGREALEKCPDVKYIGMCCSLYSPESANVDILYAGERGIAVTGIRDYGDEGVVEYVVSELVRCLHGFGQPAWDGIPREITGLKAGIVGLGKSGGMIADALRFFGAEIAYFARSEKAEARAKGYRFLPLDELLSRSEVVCCCLNKNTVLLHRAEFERLGDRKILFNTGLSPAWDESAFAEWIGGDNLCFCDTLGALGAEKFLDHPHVRCMEVSTGRTRQAFDRLSEKVLANLSEYDRRNDIP, encoded by the coding sequence ATGTTCAAGAAACTCGTTGCCATAGAGCCCGTGAGTCTGGTGCCGTCGGCAGAGAAGGCCCTCCGTTCGTTTGCCGAAGAGGTGATCCTGTATCCCGACATACCGGACGGGGACGAAGAGGTGGCCCGGCGCATCGGCGATGCCGATGCCGTGCTGCTGAGCTATACGACGCGGCTCGGCCGCGAAGCGTTGGAAAAATGCCCGGATGTGAAATATATCGGCATGTGCTGTTCGCTCTACTCGCCCGAGAGCGCCAACGTGGACATTCTTTATGCCGGCGAGCGGGGCATTGCGGTGACCGGTATCCGCGATTACGGCGACGAAGGCGTCGTGGAGTACGTGGTGAGCGAACTGGTGCGGTGCCTCCACGGATTCGGCCAGCCTGCATGGGACGGGATACCCCGGGAGATTACCGGGCTGAAGGCCGGTATCGTCGGTCTGGGAAAGTCGGGCGGCATGATCGCCGACGCCCTGAGGTTCTTCGGTGCCGAGATCGCCTATTTCGCACGCAGCGAGAAGGCGGAAGCCCGGGCCAAAGGCTACCGGTTCCTGCCTCTGGACGAGCTCCTCTCCCGGAGCGAGGTGGTCTGCTGCTGTCTGAACAAGAACACGGTACTGTTGCACCGGGCCGAGTTCGAACGGCTGGGCGACCGTAAGATTCTGTTCAACACCGGTCTCTCTCCCGCGTGGGACGAATCCGCCTTCGCCGAATGGATAGGCGGCGACAACCTCTGTTTCTGCGACACCTTGGGGGCGCTGGGGGCGGAAAAGTTCCTGGATCACCCTCATGTGAGGTGTATGGAGGTATCGACCGGCCGCACGCGTCAGGCGTTCGACCGGCTCAGCGAAAAGGTGCTGGCGAACCTGTCAGAATACGATCGGCGAAACGATATTCCGTAG
- a CDS encoding SDR family NAD(P)-dependent oxidoreductase codes for MTGAASGIGLYASKEFVRLGAKVIMCDVNGEMLKAEAETIGEAAIPVTGDVRDFGYAMTVAAEAEKQGGADCLVACAGGYEARCLNSMVPFYEQPIEVIDWGLDVNLKGPVYFSRALMPQMIAKKSGVIVVLGSVTGFEGDGMGAMYGTAKSGLFNFVKGLAIAGASSGVRAVCVTPGPVLSRAAMSGMPTLLGRAAELDELVDVILFMCSKNASFITGSNHVVDGGRLCMYQKTY; via the coding sequence GTGACAGGTGCCGCAAGCGGAATCGGGCTTTATGCGTCGAAAGAGTTTGTCCGGCTCGGCGCAAAGGTCATCATGTGTGATGTCAACGGAGAGATGCTGAAAGCCGAAGCCGAAACTATCGGAGAGGCAGCCATCCCCGTGACGGGCGATGTCCGCGACTTCGGCTATGCCATGACGGTCGCCGCTGAGGCCGAAAAACAGGGCGGTGCCGATTGTCTCGTGGCATGCGCCGGAGGATACGAAGCCCGCTGTCTGAACAGCATGGTCCCCTTTTACGAGCAACCGATCGAAGTAATTGACTGGGGACTCGATGTGAACCTGAAAGGTCCTGTCTATTTTTCGAGGGCACTGATGCCCCAAATGATTGCGAAAAAGTCCGGTGTAATTGTCGTTCTCGGTTCCGTGACAGGATTCGAAGGCGACGGTATGGGCGCCATGTACGGCACAGCGAAATCGGGCCTCTTCAATTTCGTCAAAGGCCTTGCCATTGCAGGGGCTTCTTCCGGAGTGAGGGCGGTTTGCGTCACTCCCGGCCCGGTACTCTCCCGTGCGGCAATGTCCGGCATGCCTACGCTTCTGGGCCGGGCCGCCGAACTCGACGAACTTGTGGACGTAATTCTATTCATGTGCAGCAAAAATGCCTCGTTCATCACAGGCAGCAACCACGTGGTCGACGGAGGAAGACTCTGTATGTATCAGAAAACCTATTGA
- a CDS encoding MarC family protein: MLKEGFLFMFVSSFMALFPVANPVGSGFLVNGFLSGLDDRQRKVVIRKIVVNYLLIGLGSLAIGHFVLSLFGLSVPVIELGGGLLICKTALQWLNDSDSSISAAPNKAVDPIAMSKINSQVFYPLTFPISIGPGSVSVIFTLMASASVKGDIVRSALNYALIALVILLMCLILYLFLSQGQRIVSRLGRSGSMIINKMIAFFTFCVGIQIVTEGVAKIFRLNVLQ; encoded by the coding sequence ATGTTGAAAGAAGGTTTCCTTTTCATGTTCGTCTCCTCCTTCATGGCGCTGTTCCCGGTGGCGAATCCCGTGGGATCGGGATTTCTCGTCAACGGGTTCCTATCGGGCCTCGACGACCGGCAGCGAAAGGTCGTCATCCGCAAAATCGTCGTCAACTACCTGCTGATCGGACTGGGCAGCCTGGCCATCGGGCATTTCGTACTCTCCCTGTTCGGGCTCTCCGTGCCCGTCATCGAACTGGGCGGGGGACTGCTGATCTGCAAGACGGCCCTGCAATGGCTCAATGATTCCGACTCCTCGATCAGTGCCGCACCCAACAAGGCCGTCGACCCCATCGCCATGTCGAAAATCAATTCGCAGGTATTCTATCCGCTCACCTTCCCGATCAGCATCGGTCCCGGCAGCGTGTCGGTCATCTTCACCCTGATGGCCTCGGCCAGCGTAAAGGGCGACATCGTAAGGAGCGCGCTGAACTACGCGCTGATCGCTCTGGTGATCCTGCTGATGTGTCTGATCCTGTACCTCTTTCTCTCCCAGGGACAGCGAATCGTCAGCAGGCTGGGCCGCTCGGGCAGCATGATCATCAACAAGATGATCGCATTCTTCACCTTCTGCGTCGGGATACAGATCGTCACCGAGGGCGTGGCGAAAATATTCCGCCTCAACGTACTGCAATAA
- a CDS encoding glycoside hydrolase family protein yields MNILLTTLLAATMNTPGVVIDDSPTRVQTDIKIDMEIMGTLKPRSVSEISSSRWTLDCGGMDREHADWRAVRGYVAPLGIARIRQQAGWARCEKDPGMYDFAWLDQCVLDAKKMGVNVWMELSYGNPAYEGGGGRHLNAGFPSSEEGLAAWDNWVRAIAEHYKDVVIDWCIWNEPNGKTSGNTIEEATDFAIRTAEILRSVIPDAKIAAFALTEADPKWIEPFVKELKKRGKAHLFNTIAYHHYKHNPDAGYEEIEESRKIVARYTPNIKLMQGEGGTQSEWCRNGALSNVFWTELTQAKYNLRRSLGDLGHGDDTEVFHLCDLEYRAVKRHWGLLRYGLLKTTGQADGFRVLKVKTSYYAIQNAVSVFNDALKCLSPQHTSSTLQGAENCVVYDWEDRETGTPVVVFWDASAMPSNENITRKATVSVKGKPIQNPVWVDLLTGNVYKISESQIGSSGERTTYSVPVYDSPTFITSQDILTLDKSWFVREGKNMKRYH; encoded by the coding sequence ATGAATATTCTATTAACAACTCTGCTGGCCGCAACAATGAATACACCGGGTGTCGTGATCGACGACAGCCCTACCAGAGTACAGACCGACATCAAGATCGACATGGAGATCATGGGGACCCTGAAACCCAGGTCCGTATCGGAAATCTCCTCGTCGCGCTGGACACTCGACTGCGGCGGCATGGACCGTGAACATGCCGACTGGCGTGCCGTTCGCGGTTACGTGGCACCTCTGGGTATAGCTCGCATCCGCCAGCAGGCGGGATGGGCCCGCTGCGAGAAAGATCCCGGGATGTACGATTTCGCATGGCTCGACCAGTGTGTGCTGGATGCCAAGAAGATGGGTGTCAACGTGTGGATGGAACTCAGCTATGGCAATCCTGCCTATGAAGGCGGCGGCGGACGTCATCTAAATGCCGGATTTCCCTCTTCGGAAGAGGGCCTTGCCGCCTGGGACAATTGGGTCAGGGCAATCGCGGAGCACTACAAGGATGTGGTGATCGACTGGTGCATCTGGAACGAGCCGAATGGCAAGACTTCAGGCAACACCATAGAAGAGGCTACGGATTTCGCCATCCGCACGGCCGAGATTCTGCGCAGTGTCATACCCGATGCCAAGATTGCGGCATTCGCCCTGACGGAAGCCGATCCGAAATGGATCGAACCCTTTGTCAAAGAGCTAAAAAAACGCGGGAAAGCCCATCTTTTCAACACCATTGCCTACCACCACTACAAACACAATCCCGATGCAGGATATGAAGAGATCGAAGAGAGCCGCAAGATTGTAGCCCGATACACTCCGAACATAAAGCTCATGCAGGGAGAAGGCGGTACCCAAAGCGAGTGGTGCAGGAACGGTGCTCTTTCAAACGTATTCTGGACAGAACTGACACAGGCCAAATATAACCTGCGTCGCTCGCTCGGCGACCTGGGACACGGCGACGACACCGAGGTGTTCCACCTCTGCGATCTCGAATACAGAGCCGTGAAGCGCCACTGGGGATTGCTCCGATATGGACTTCTGAAAACCACCGGACAGGCCGACGGTTTCCGTGTACTCAAAGTCAAAACGTCGTACTATGCGATTCAGAATGCGGTGTCGGTTTTCAACGATGCCCTGAAGTGCCTCTCCCCCCAGCATACAAGTTCGACGCTACAAGGAGCGGAGAACTGCGTCGTCTATGACTGGGAGGATCGCGAGACCGGCACCCCGGTAGTCGTTTTCTGGGATGCCTCCGCCATGCCTTCCAATGAAAATATCACCAGAAAGGCAACGGTGTCGGTAAAAGGAAAACCGATTCAAAACCCCGTTTGGGTCGACCTGCTTACAGGAAATGTCTACAAGATCAGTGAATCGCAGATCGGAAGTTCCGGGGAAAGAACCACATACTCCGTCCCCGTGTATGATTCACCGACGTTCATCACCTCCCAGGATATTCTGACGCTTGATAAATCATGGTTTGTCCGAGAGGGCAAGAACATGAAGAGATATCATTGA
- a CDS encoding dihydrodipicolinate synthase family protein, with the protein MKKIIFGLCFLIVSPLLLAANIEGPFLILSTPYHADGSVDYANLVKEARFAARWNTPGVIWPQSNDAIDLLTKEERFAGMAALVEEWRKNPKKTVLVLGVNGDDLEEMLVFANEAERLAAESGVDIVLAARPPYYGTTEAEQLAYFEALAGVARRPVIIQTYVNDACPTPSVDLLVGLARKYPDTYGWIKEESNKLEANIRQQNEIEARDAIKTVFSAWGGWQWLYQRRQIGTAGLISERVAYAPITSTVWKLMEEGDKKGRLTEAYALYRLLIDQRFLPYDSLRGYSLYYLVRLGLFDNMLSRTYAAEPDAANGTYTRENKSKWVLSDIKLTERQKAELDKCYDDMMKFVKKHYR; encoded by the coding sequence ATGAAAAAGATAATTTTTGGTCTCTGTTTTCTTATCGTTTCGCCGCTGTTGCTGGCCGCGAACATCGAAGGTCCTTTCCTCATCCTCTCGACACCCTACCATGCCGACGGATCGGTCGACTATGCGAATCTGGTGAAAGAAGCTCGTTTCGCCGCCCGGTGGAATACACCTGGGGTAATATGGCCCCAGTCGAATGATGCGATAGACCTCCTGACAAAGGAAGAGCGTTTCGCAGGCATGGCAGCGCTGGTGGAAGAGTGGCGAAAGAATCCGAAAAAAACCGTCCTCGTGCTCGGTGTCAACGGAGACGACCTCGAGGAGATGCTCGTCTTCGCCAATGAAGCCGAGAGGCTCGCAGCCGAGTCGGGTGTCGATATTGTCCTTGCGGCACGCCCCCCTTACTACGGGACTACCGAGGCCGAACAGCTGGCATATTTCGAGGCGCTTGCCGGAGTGGCCAGGAGACCCGTCATCATCCAAACTTACGTAAATGACGCCTGCCCGACACCGAGCGTCGATCTCCTCGTGGGGCTTGCCCGAAAGTACCCCGACACTTATGGGTGGATCAAGGAGGAGTCCAACAAACTCGAGGCCAATATCCGGCAGCAGAATGAGATCGAGGCCCGCGATGCGATCAAAACCGTGTTCTCCGCCTGGGGTGGATGGCAATGGCTTTACCAGCGACGCCAGATCGGTACGGCCGGCCTCATTTCGGAGAGAGTCGCCTATGCGCCGATCACCTCGACGGTCTGGAAACTGATGGAAGAGGGTGACAAGAAGGGACGGCTCACCGAGGCGTATGCGCTTTACCGTCTTCTGATAGATCAACGATTCCTGCCCTACGACAGTCTTCGCGGCTATTCGCTTTATTATCTGGTGCGTCTCGGGTTGTTCGACAACATGCTGTCCAGAACCTATGCCGCAGAACCCGATGCCGCGAACGGGACATATACGAGGGAAAACAAGTCGAAATGGGTGCTCAGCGATATCAAACTTACCGAACGCCAGAAAGCCGAACTCGACAAATGCTATGACGATATGATGAAATTCGTAAAAAAACATTACCGATAA
- a CDS encoding aspartate dehydrogenase domain-containing protein, producing MKKNKLVIVGCGRLAGIVANAAAGGLLPEYELTGVYSRTAAKAGHIADIMHRCGMSCTVCPTLDELLTLKPDYLVESASPAAMKEIALPALKNGTSVITLSIGAFADTDFYMEVQETARKYGTRVYIASGATGGFDVLRTAALMGNASAEFFNEKGVAALRRSPVYDPALETESRTVFSGTAREAIATFPTGLNVSVAASLASVGPEKMRVRMQSTPGFIGDTQRVEIRNDQVHAVVDVYSATPEIAGWSVVSTLRNIVSPIVF from the coding sequence ATGAAAAAGAACAAATTAGTGATCGTCGGCTGCGGAAGGCTGGCCGGGATCGTAGCGAACGCGGCGGCCGGAGGGCTGCTGCCGGAGTATGAACTGACAGGCGTCTATTCGCGCACGGCGGCCAAAGCCGGACACATCGCGGACATCATGCACCGATGCGGCATGTCGTGCACCGTGTGCCCCACCCTGGACGAACTGCTGACCTTGAAGCCGGACTATCTGGTGGAATCGGCATCTCCCGCCGCCATGAAGGAGATCGCGCTGCCGGCGCTGAAAAACGGTACCTCCGTCATCACCCTCTCCATCGGGGCTTTCGCCGACACCGATTTCTATATGGAAGTTCAGGAGACAGCCCGGAAATACGGCACGCGCGTATATATCGCCTCGGGAGCCACCGGCGGATTCGACGTACTGAGAACCGCAGCCCTCATGGGCAACGCCTCGGCCGAATTCTTCAATGAGAAGGGGGTCGCCGCCCTGCGCCGTTCGCCCGTGTACGACCCTGCGCTCGAGACCGAATCGCGCACCGTATTCTCCGGCACTGCCAGGGAGGCGATCGCCACCTTCCCCACGGGGCTCAACGTGTCGGTCGCCGCCTCGCTGGCTTCGGTCGGCCCCGAAAAAATGCGGGTACGCATGCAGTCCACCCCCGGATTCATCGGGGACACGCAGCGCGTGGAAATCCGCAACGACCAGGTGCACGCCGTGGTGGACGTGTACAGCGCCACGCCCGAAATAGCAGGATGGTCCGTGGTGAGTACGCTACGGAATATCGTTTCGCCGATCGTATTCTGA
- a CDS encoding MFS transporter: MKKLHKGKMYKWEVLLLLWMAYLLNQGDRQVFNTVLPAIRDALNLTDVSVGLIATIFNLAFAIVVPIGGWMGDRFSRKFVVTFSVLFFSIATMFTGYANSFVMLILLRSIATGGGEALFGPSNYSILAQYHTDTRARAMSIHQTAYYIGVILSGWLAGLIADKVGWQYSFFFFGGAGILWGILMIVRLDNMPVKAPAGDTAARSKPGFLDGFKTVLTTPTALMLTIGFSGLIFVITGFMTWVPAYLQEEFGQTQAEAGFNSMFWTYVAAFIGVLLAGSLSDRLALRQNKYRMYLQAFGLVCGAAFLSFMGGDSSLAIVYFCFAGWGLFRAFFDANTYSVLYDVTPERLHASCASVMGMIGFAVGAFAPLILGSIKQSMGTLRSTFPILAIVWVICGILMFVVARVYYERDRERIRSQSNI; the protein is encoded by the coding sequence ATGAAGAAGCTCCATAAAGGGAAAATGTACAAGTGGGAGGTCCTGCTTCTGCTATGGATGGCCTACCTGCTGAATCAGGGGGACCGCCAGGTGTTCAACACCGTTTTGCCTGCGATCCGCGATGCGCTGAACCTGACCGATGTATCCGTCGGCCTTATCGCCACCATATTCAACCTCGCCTTTGCCATTGTCGTACCGATCGGAGGATGGATGGGCGACCGCTTTTCGCGCAAATTCGTCGTCACATTCAGCGTTTTGTTTTTCAGTATTGCGACCATGTTCACAGGCTATGCCAACAGTTTCGTCATGCTGATACTGCTGCGTTCTATCGCCACGGGCGGAGGCGAAGCTCTTTTCGGTCCCTCCAACTATTCGATACTCGCCCAGTACCATACCGACACCCGGGCGCGTGCGATGTCGATACACCAAACGGCCTATTATATCGGCGTTATCCTGTCCGGCTGGCTGGCCGGTCTGATCGCGGATAAGGTGGGATGGCAATATTCGTTCTTCTTTTTCGGTGGGGCTGGCATATTGTGGGGCATCCTGATGATCGTCCGGCTCGACAACATGCCGGTAAAAGCTCCCGCCGGCGATACTGCCGCCAGATCGAAGCCAGGCTTTCTGGATGGTTTCAAGACCGTACTCACCACCCCCACCGCCCTGATGCTGACGATCGGTTTCAGCGGCCTCATCTTCGTAATCACGGGATTCATGACATGGGTTCCGGCCTACCTTCAGGAAGAGTTCGGACAGACTCAGGCGGAAGCGGGCTTCAATTCGATGTTCTGGACCTACGTAGCCGCTTTCATCGGCGTTCTGCTCGCAGGCTCGCTGTCCGACAGACTCGCTCTCAGGCAAAACAAATATCGTATGTATCTTCAGGCTTTCGGTCTGGTGTGCGGAGCGGCATTTCTGAGCTTCATGGGCGGAGATTCGTCTCTGGCGATAGTCTATTTCTGTTTCGCAGGATGGGGGCTCTTCCGTGCCTTCTTTGATGCCAACACCTACTCTGTCCTTTACGACGTTACGCCCGAAAGGCTTCATGCCTCCTGTGCAAGTGTGATGGGTATGATAGGTTTTGCAGTCGGCGCCTTCGCCCCGCTGATTCTCGGCAGCATTAAACAGAGTATGGGGACTCTCCGATCGACGTTCCCTATACTCGCAATTGTCTGGGTAATTTGCGGCATTCTGATGTTCGTGGTGGCAAGAGTCTATTACGAAAGAGACCGCGAGCGCATCCGCAGCCAATCGAATATATAA
- a CDS encoding metal-dependent hydrolase family protein has protein sequence MDSRILINDVEIFNGQDEATARGNILIENDRIRQISAGPIPVDPAAGTQVLDGRGRFLMPGLIDAHWHAYLCCNTMTDLLSSDPSFTHLVAGREAEATLQRGFTAIRDAGGPAFGLKRAIDTGLLPGPRIFPSGAMISQTSGHGDFRMIYERSHTGCGCEAAHVQEIGASWIVDGPDAVTTAARENLRQGASQIKLMTGGGAASLYDPLDVTEFFASEIEAAVQAAEDWGTYVMVHVYHSRGIARALKAGVRSIEHGHLMDEPTMEMVAESGAWLCMQPFTAEDNTYPSPVQQAKHLQICEGTDRTYELARKYKVRLAWGTDLLFDPAHTKNQNHGIVKLQKWFSNFEILKMVTSGNARLLAMSGARNPYPGKLGVIEEGALADLLLVEGNVLRNLGLLEDPAGNIKVIVKNGTIYKNTL, from the coding sequence ATGGACTCACGGATACTCATAAACGATGTCGAGATTTTCAACGGTCAGGACGAGGCGACCGCACGAGGCAACATTCTGATCGAAAACGACCGGATCAGACAGATATCGGCCGGTCCGATCCCCGTCGATCCGGCAGCCGGAACCCAGGTGCTGGACGGCAGAGGACGATTCCTGATGCCGGGACTGATCGACGCACACTGGCACGCCTATCTGTGCTGCAACACGATGACGGACCTGCTCTCTTCCGATCCGTCGTTCACCCATCTGGTTGCGGGACGCGAGGCCGAAGCGACGCTGCAAAGGGGATTCACCGCCATCCGCGATGCGGGCGGCCCCGCCTTCGGGCTGAAACGGGCCATCGACACGGGACTGCTGCCGGGCCCCCGAATATTCCCCAGCGGAGCCATGATCTCCCAGACCTCCGGACACGGCGACTTCCGGATGATATACGAACGCTCGCACACGGGCTGCGGCTGCGAGGCGGCCCACGTCCAGGAGATAGGTGCCTCCTGGATCGTCGACGGACCCGACGCCGTCACCACAGCCGCACGCGAGAACCTGAGGCAGGGAGCTTCCCAGATAAAACTCATGACGGGCGGCGGAGCCGCCTCCCTTTACGACCCACTGGACGTGACCGAGTTCTTCGCATCCGAAATCGAGGCCGCCGTGCAGGCTGCCGAGGACTGGGGGACCTACGTCATGGTGCACGTCTACCACTCCAGGGGAATAGCCCGGGCGCTGAAAGCCGGGGTCAGAAGCATCGAGCACGGGCATCTGATGGACGAGCCCACGATGGAGATGGTAGCCGAAAGCGGCGCATGGCTCTGCATGCAGCCTTTCACCGCCGAGGACAACACCTATCCTTCGCCCGTGCAACAGGCCAAACACCTTCAAATATGCGAAGGCACCGACCGGACATACGAACTGGCCAGAAAATACAAGGTCAGACTGGCCTGGGGAACCGACCTGCTGTTCGACCCCGCTCATACGAAAAACCAGAACCACGGGATCGTGAAACTGCAGAAATGGTTCTCAAATTTCGAAATCCTGAAGATGGTCACCTCCGGCAACGCCCGGCTGCTGGCGATGTCCGGAGCCCGCAACCCCTATCCGGGCAAACTCGGCGTCATCGAAGAGGGAGCCCTGGCCGACCTGCTGCTCGTGGAAGGAAACGTGCTCCGGAACCTCGGCCTGTTGGAAGACCCGGCCGGCAATATCAAAGTCATCGTCAAGAACGGCACAATCTACAAAAACACGCTCTGA
- a CDS encoding IclR family transcriptional regulator, with amino-acid sequence MIQVIKRVEEILVYLSKNRKREVPLSEIADTLDMHRATCANILKTLKELGLIEQMSYRKGYVLGEKLYAIAGVNNDPDRIVTLLKPLLDSLCKEVNENVMLSVIKNDKRINLYSVKANHAIEAKIIYEMKAWQATTAKVIIARYSQEKLNNFLKLAGMPGKDWPEIRTKEDLLNRLSEIKAKKCFTVINQHFACIAAPVFKNGEVVASIGCYLPDMRLTTATHKNLEDKLSETVRKAETLLG; translated from the coding sequence ATGATACAAGTCATAAAGAGAGTCGAGGAGATACTTGTCTATCTTTCGAAAAACAGGAAACGAGAAGTTCCCCTGTCGGAAATAGCAGACACGCTGGATATGCACAGGGCCACCTGTGCAAATATTCTCAAGACTCTCAAGGAACTCGGCCTCATAGAGCAGATGAGCTACCGCAAAGGTTATGTTCTGGGTGAGAAACTTTATGCCATTGCGGGGGTAAACAACGATCCCGATCGGATCGTGACATTGCTGAAGCCTCTTCTCGACTCGCTATGCAAAGAGGTCAACGAAAATGTCATGCTGTCGGTCATAAAAAACGACAAACGTATAAACCTTTACAGCGTAAAGGCCAATCATGCGATAGAGGCAAAGATAATATACGAGATGAAGGCGTGGCAGGCCACGACTGCGAAGGTCATAATTGCCCGTTACAGTCAGGAGAAACTCAATAACTTTCTCAAACTGGCCGGCATGCCGGGTAAGGACTGGCCAGAAATCAGAACAAAAGAGGATCTGCTGAATCGTCTTTCGGAAATAAAGGCAAAAAAATGTTTCACGGTTATCAATCAGCACTTCGCCTGCATCGCAGCACCCGTATTCAAGAATGGAGAGGTGGTGGCCTCAATCGGATGCTATCTTCCCGATATGCGTCTTACAACGGCTACACACAAGAACCTCGAGGATAAATTGAGCGAAACCGTCCGGAAGGCAGAGACACTGCTCGGTTAA